GTCGACGACGAGCAGGATGCCGTGCCGGTCCGCGCGCTCGCGCAGCCCCGCCATGAACTCGGTGTTCGCCGGGACGTAGCCGCCCTCGCCGAGCACCGGCTCGACGAAGATCGCGGCGGTCTCGTTGGGCGCGCTGACCGTCTGGAACAGGAAGTCCAGCTCGCGCAGCGCGAACTTCGTAGCGGTCTGTTCGTCCCAGCCGTAGTGGTAGGCGTAGGGGAAGGGGGCGACGTGCACGCCGGCCATCAGCGGGCCGATGCCGGCGCTGAACCGCGTCCCGGACGTCGTCATGCTCGCCGCGGCGACGGTCCGGCCGTGGAAGCCGCCCTGCATGACGATGACGTTCGGGCGCTTCGTCGCCTGCCGCGAAAGCCGTAACGCGGCTTCGACGGCTTCGCTGCCCGAGTTCGCGTAGAAGAGCGAGTCGAGCCCGCTCGGCAGGACGTCGCCGAGCCGCTTCGTCAGCTCGAGCAGGGGCTGGTGCATCACCGTCGTGTACTGCCCGTGGACGAGCTTGCCGATCTGCTCCTGCGCCGCTCGCACGACGTGCGGGTGGCAGTGCCCGGTGCTCGTGACGCCGATGCCTGCGGTGAAGTCGAGGTGGCGTTTGCCGTCGACGTCGTAGAGGTAAACCCCTTCACCGTGGTCGACCACGACGGGCGTTGCCTGCTTGAGCAGCGGAGATAGCTGGGCCATGGCAGCGTGCTCCTTGGTCGGTTGAGCGGGTTGTCGATTGTTGACAATATCCATAGCATGGCCCTCGGGACAACACGTGAGGAGCAGTCGGGATGAGCGCGAGTACCGAGTCCGGCGTCGTCGACGCGGTCGGCAAGGAACTGTTCATCGGCGGCAAGTGGGTCGCCGCCGAGTCGGGGAAGACGTTCCCGGTGGTGGACCCGGCCACCGGCAAGGAGTTGTGCCAGGTCGCCGACGCCTCGCCGGCGGACGGCGTCACCGCGCTGGACGCCGCCGTCGCCGCGCAAGCGGACTTCGCGAAGGTGGCGCCCCGCGAGCGTGGCGAGATCCTGCGCCGCGCGTACGAGCTGCTGATGAAGCGCCAGGACGAGCTCGCCCTGCTCATGACCCTCGAGATGGGCAAGCCGCTGGCCGAGTCGAAGGGTGAGATCGCCTACGCCGCCGAGTTCTTCCGCTGGTTCGCCGAGGAGGCCGTCCGGATCGACGGCGGTTACGCGACCGCCCCGAACGGCTCGGGCCGGTTCCTCATCACGAAGCAGCCGGTCGGGCCGACGATCCTGATCACGCCGTGGAACTTCCCGATGGCGATGGGCACCCGCAAGATCGGCCCGGCTGTCGCCGCGGGCTGCACGATGGTGATCAAACCCGCCGCGCAGACGCCGCTGTCGATGCTGGCGCTGGCCGGCATCCTCGCCGAGGCGGGGCTGCCCGAGGGCGTGCTCAACGTCCTCACGACCAGCGATTCCGGCGGGGTGATGGAGCCGCTGATCCGTGACGGCCGCGCCCGCAAGCTCTCCTTCACCGGCTCGACCGGCGTCGGCCGGAAGCTCCTGGAGCAGTGCGCCGACAAGGTCCTCCGGACGTCGATGGAGCTCGGCGGGAACGCGCCGTTCCTGGTCTTCGACGACGCCGACATGGACGCCGCCATCGACGGCGCGATGCAGGCGAAGATGCGCAACATCGGCGAGGCGTGCACCGCGGCGAACCGGTTCTACGTGCAGCGCGGCGTCGTCGAGGAGTTCTCGCGGCGGCTGACCGAGCGCATGCAGGCGCTGCCGATGGGCCGCGGCACCGAGAAGGACGTCGTGGTCGGCCCGCTGATCGACGGCAAGGCCGTCGACAAGGTGACGGAGCTGGTCAAGGACGCCACCGACCGCGGCGCGAAGGTGCTCACCGGCGGCTCCGGAGTCGACGGCCCGGGTCACTTCTACCAGGCCACCGTGCTCACCGATGTCCCGCAGGAAGCGCGGCTGACGCACGAGGAGATCTTCGGGCCGGTCGCCCCGATCACGCCGTTCGACACCGAGGAAGAGGCGGTGGCGAAGGCGAACGACACCGAGTTCGGTCTGGTTTCCTACGTCTTCACCAGCGACCTCAAGCGCGCGCTGCGCGTCTCGGAAGCCTTGGAGGCCGGCATGATCGGGCTCAACCAGGGCATCGTGTCGAACCCGGCGGCGCCGTTCGGCGGGATCAAGCAGTCCGGGCTGGGCCGCGAAGGCGGTTCGGTCGGCATCGACGAGTTCCTCGAGACCAAGTACATCGCGGTGGCCCTGTGAGCTCCTACCGCATCGCGAGCATCCCCGGCGACGGGATCGGCGTGGACGTCACGGTCGAGGCCCGCAAGGTCCTCGACCGGGCTTCCGCGCTCTTCGGCTTCTCTCTGGAGTGGAACGAATTCGACTGGAGCTGCGAGCGCTACGCGCAGGCCGGGTCGATGATGCCGGACGACGGCGTCGCGCAGCTCTCGGCGTTCGACGGGATCCTGCTCGGCGCGGTCGGCTTTCCCGGCGTCCCGGACCACGTTTCGCTGTGGGGCCTGCTGATCCCGCTTCGGCGCGCGTTCCAGCAGTACGTCAACCTGCGCCCGGTGCGGCTGCTGCCGGGCACGACGTCCGTGCTGGCCGGGCGGAAGGCCGAAGAGCTGGAGCTGGTCATCGTCCGCGAGAACTCCGAAGGGGAGTACTCGGCGATCGGCGGCCGGCACAACGCCGGGCGGCCGGACGAGTTCGTGCTGCAGGAGTCGGTCTTCACGCGCGTCGGCGTTTCACGGATCATCCGGTACGCCTTCGAACTGGCGCGGACGAGGTCTTCGCGCGTGTGCTCGGCGACGAAGTCCAACGGGCTCATCCACTCGATGCCCTTCTGGGACGAGATCTTTGCCGAAATCGCCGCGGAGTACCCCGATGTCCACAGTGAACAGATGCACGTGGACGCGCTGGCGGCGCGGATGGTCCAGGCGCCGGACCGGCTCGACGTCATCGTGGGTTCGAACCTCTTCGGCGACATCCTGAGCGACCTCGCGGCCGCGATCACCGGCGGACTCGGCATGGCACCGTCCGGCAACATCAACCCATCGGGTGAATATCCGTCGATGTTCGAGGCGGTCCACGGGAGTGCTCCGGACATCGCCGGACAGGGGATCGCGAACCCCGTGGCACAGATCCTGGCGGCCGCGATGCTGGTCGAACACCTGGGCGAAACCGTTGCTGCGCAAGCGATCCGGACCGCGGTGGACCGGGTGCTCGACGAGGGCCGCGTGCGCACCCCGGACCTCGGCGGCACGGATACCACAGAACGGCTCGGCACGGCCGTGGCCGAAGCGATGGGTTGATTTTTTGTCGGTGCCCTCCGGCACGGTGGTCCCAAGTCCACCGAGGGGGAGGAGCCACCGATGTGCTTCGAATGTGAGAACCCGGACAGATCCGGTTACCTGCAACGGCTTCGCGATGGCGTGGCCGGCCGGGGCTGGCTCGTGCAGGGAGTCGAGGGCAGTGGGTCGTACCCGCCGTGGGCCTACACGGTAGGCCTGAGCGAGTACGGCCTGCCCGAGCTGGTCGTGACGGGCCTGCCGGTGCCGGACGCGGCGGGACTGCTCAACGACCTGGCCGCGCACTCACTGCACGAGTCGCCGCCGTCGTCGGGCGAGCGCGTGCCGCTGCGGGGCGGTTCGCTGATCGAGGTGGTCCGGCTGGCGGAGCCGTCGGTGCACCTGGTGTTCGCAGTGGCGTTGTACGGTCCGGAAATCCGCGCGCTCCAACTGGTCCACGCGGACTCGCAGGGCCGCTTCCCGTGGTCGCCGGACTGCCGCGACGGCCGTGGTGGCCAGCCGGTGCTGGGGGTGCGCGGTGGCGCTTAACTGCGGGTGCTCTCCGCCGGTCAACTGCTTCCCCGTACCCGTGCGGGCCGTCCACGTACGCCTGCCGGTTCCCCCGGAGCCTGAGCCGGTCGTCCAGGTGCGCGTGCCGACCCGGCGACTACGCGCGCCGGTTTTCCGATCACGATTGTCGGACTTCAGGCCGCGCCTGCCGGCGCTCCGCTCACGCGTTGCCCGGCACCGGCGGGGCGTGTCCCTCGATGAGGCTCGTCCCCGGCGCGAGGCGCTGCACGGCGTCCTCCATGTGGGAATCGAGCAGCGCCAGCGCCGTTTCCTCGTCGCCGTCGCGAAGGGCCTGGATGAGTTTCGTGTGCTCCTCGACGCGTTCCTCGACCCGCTGATAGGTGCTCTGCAGCGCGGTCAGGCACATCCGCGTCTCGATGAGCAGGGTCCGGGCCATCCGCACGAGCCGTTTGCTGCCGGAGGCGTTGATGAGGGCCTCGTGGAACCTGAGGTCCGCGGTGGAAAGCGCGGTCGGGTCGTCTTCGCTCGCGGCTGTCGCCATCTCGGCGACAGTCCGCTCGAGCACGTCGGCGATCCGCTCGCGTTCCCCGCCGCGCACGGCGCGGATCATCGCGGCGCGTTCGATCGCCGAGCGAGCTGCATAGATGTCGTAGACGTCGCCGGGCTCGAGGTCGATCACGAACAGCCCCCGGTGCCGTTCGCTGCGCAGGAGCCCTTCGGACACCAGATGCTGCATGGCCTCCCGGAGCGGCCCCCGTGACACCTGGAAGCGTGAGGCCAGCTCCGTCTCGCCGAGCTGGGTGCCCGGCGGGAGGGCGCCGGTCATGATCGCGTCGCGCAGCTGACGCGCGATGACCGCGGCTGTCGACTCGCGGCTGACCGGTTCGATCTCGGGCAGCATGCCCGGTGGCATGGCCATGTCAGGCACTCCCGTCCGGCAGGTGCCGGAACAACGCGCCGAGGGAACGGACGAGCCGGTGGCGCCCGGTCAGACGGAGCCCCTCCCAGACGGTCACCTGGTTGGCGGTCAGCACGGGCTTGCCGAGCGCCTCCTCGATCGCGTTGATCTCGGCGAGGGTGCGCATGGCGGTGTCCGGCACGAGCACCGCATCGGCGTCCGGGTGGTCGTGACGCACGGCGAGCTCGACGACGGCCTCCGACGACATCGCGCCGACCTCGGCGGCCGTGATGATGTCGGCGCTGGCCATCGCGACGACCTCGACGCCGCCGGCCTTGAGGAAGTCCACGAACAGCCGGGCGA
This genomic window from Amycolatopsis mongoliensis contains:
- a CDS encoding GntR family transcriptional regulator, with the translated sequence MAMPPGMLPEIEPVSRESTAAVIARQLRDAIMTGALPPGTQLGETELASRFQVSRGPLREAMQHLVSEGLLRSERHRGLFVIDLEPGDVYDIYAARSAIERAAMIRAVRGGERERIADVLERTVAEMATAASEDDPTALSTADLRFHEALINASGSKRLVRMARTLLIETRMCLTALQSTYQRVEERVEEHTKLIQALRDGDEETALALLDSHMEDAVQRLAPGTSLIEGHAPPVPGNA
- a CDS encoding tartrate dehydrogenase — encoded protein: MSSYRIASIPGDGIGVDVTVEARKVLDRASALFGFSLEWNEFDWSCERYAQAGSMMPDDGVAQLSAFDGILLGAVGFPGVPDHVSLWGLLIPLRRAFQQYVNLRPVRLLPGTTSVLAGRKAEELELVIVRENSEGEYSAIGGRHNAGRPDEFVLQESVFTRVGVSRIIRYAFELARTRSSRVCSATKSNGLIHSMPFWDEIFAEIAAEYPDVHSEQMHVDALAARMVQAPDRLDVIVGSNLFGDILSDLAAAITGGLGMAPSGNINPSGEYPSMFEAVHGSAPDIAGQGIANPVAQILAAAMLVEHLGETVAAQAIRTAVDRVLDEGRVRTPDLGGTDTTERLGTAVAEAMG
- a CDS encoding DUF4262 domain-containing protein; this encodes MCFECENPDRSGYLQRLRDGVAGRGWLVQGVEGSGSYPPWAYTVGLSEYGLPELVVTGLPVPDAAGLLNDLAAHSLHESPPSSGERVPLRGGSLIEVVRLAEPSVHLVFAVALYGPEIRALQLVHADSQGRFPWSPDCRDGRGGQPVLGVRGGA
- a CDS encoding NAD-dependent succinate-semialdehyde dehydrogenase, whose product is MSASTESGVVDAVGKELFIGGKWVAAESGKTFPVVDPATGKELCQVADASPADGVTALDAAVAAQADFAKVAPRERGEILRRAYELLMKRQDELALLMTLEMGKPLAESKGEIAYAAEFFRWFAEEAVRIDGGYATAPNGSGRFLITKQPVGPTILITPWNFPMAMGTRKIGPAVAAGCTMVIKPAAQTPLSMLALAGILAEAGLPEGVLNVLTTSDSGGVMEPLIRDGRARKLSFTGSTGVGRKLLEQCADKVLRTSMELGGNAPFLVFDDADMDAAIDGAMQAKMRNIGEACTAANRFYVQRGVVEEFSRRLTERMQALPMGRGTEKDVVVGPLIDGKAVDKVTELVKDATDRGAKVLTGGSGVDGPGHFYQATVLTDVPQEARLTHEEIFGPVAPITPFDTEEEAVAKANDTEFGLVSYVFTSDLKRALRVSEALEAGMIGLNQGIVSNPAAPFGGIKQSGLGREGGSVGIDEFLETKYIAVAL
- a CDS encoding aspartate aminotransferase family protein; amino-acid sequence: MAQLSPLLKQATPVVVDHGEGVYLYDVDGKRHLDFTAGIGVTSTGHCHPHVVRAAQEQIGKLVHGQYTTVMHQPLLELTKRLGDVLPSGLDSLFYANSGSEAVEAALRLSRQATKRPNVIVMQGGFHGRTVAAASMTTSGTRFSAGIGPLMAGVHVAPFPYAYHYGWDEQTATKFALRELDFLFQTVSAPNETAAIFVEPVLGEGGYVPANTEFMAGLRERADRHGILLVVDEIQTGFGRTGKFWGHDHFDVSPDIVLIAKGLASGFPLSGIAASQELMAKAFPGSQGGTYGGNAVSCAAAIATLEVIQQENLVENAAERGRQLIEGARVIADKTPAIGEVRGLGLLVGSEFTTADGEPDAATAAAAQQTASKNGLLLLTCGPYMNVVRMVPPLVVNAEQVDDALRIWGDVVASVTGS